The stretch of DNA CCCAACGtctggaaatattaaaaagctgCAGATGCGGTAAGTTTGAATTATAATGGTCGGTCGGTAGATATCGCGAATAGCTCTGTCCGAACAGCGGCAAATATCATACAAATGAAATACAAACAtatcataaataaaacataagaAATTTCTTACACTAATTAATTCGATAATAATTTGTAGCGGCTCGGCCTTCATCTCTCCTGATAATTTACCACTGCCCAAACTGGTGGACTGGAGGCTTAAGGGCGCTGTGACCCCGGTAAAGAATCAGAACTTATTTGGAACCTGCGGAAGTTGCTGGGCCTTTGCAGCCACAGGAGCCCTAGAGGGTCAGCACTTCCGAAAGACCGGAAAGCTAATCCCGCTGTCCCCCCAAAATCTGATGGACTGCTCAAACACTTATGGAAACCACGGTTGTGACGGCGGTTTCTTGGCAAAATCCATTGCCTACATAAAACACAATGGCATTGCTACGGAACAATCGTATCCCTACCAAAGCGTCCAAGGCTACTGCACCAATTCCAATTTCGCTAGCGGGGTCACTAGCTCTGGATTTGTGAAATTACCTTATGGCGACGAGAGGAAACTAGCCGAGGCTGTGGCTTTCATTGGACCCGTTTACGTGAGCATCGATGGGTCTCAGGAATCCTTTGTTAATTACAAATCGGGAATCTACGAAGATCCCGAGTGCAGTGACCGATTGAAACCAGGAAAAGCACATGATGCCCTTGTCGTTGGCTATGGAACCGATTCGGAAACCGGCAAGGATTACTGGCTGGTAAAGAACTCCTGGGGCACCGATTGGGGAGAAAATGGCTACATCAGGATGATACGCAATGCGAATAACCACTGTGGCATAGCCTCATTTCCAAAGTATCCCCTAGCTTAGGCGGATTCTGCCCATTCGATaagttttaactatttatgtAACTCTAATGTAATTGTACAAATTATCATAAAATTAagaagtacaaaaaaaaaacggttataaataactaaaaaggtattaaaacatttttaattaaaatggcacTGCAGTCTGGCACTGGATCTCAGTTATCTAAGCAAACATATTTTAACCTATTATTCTTGATGCCCTTGTCGTTGGGCAAAATTTTTTGGGTGGAATGTTcttcatatcaaaataaaaaagggaaaaatttaattacctaacaacttttttataaatatacactaCTGACTGGAGTAATCGTTTATATGATATCAAATCCCCCCGTGAATCTGCACATGGTTTTAACCTTAATAAGTTTATGTTCTCATTTTGgtattgttatacccgttactcgtagagtaaaagggtatatggtattcgtgcaaaagtatgtaacaggtagaaggaagcgtttccgatcaggatcaggatcactagccgagtcgatcctgccgtctgtccgtatgtctgTCTGTACGtgtgaacgctgagatctcggaaacaacaaaagctagaagtttGGGATTTCCGCCACATATTATTGGTCTTCCTATGCAGCGCAAGTTATTTTAGCCTAGGGCCACactcctctaacgcccacaatcgccttaaacaattttaaaattttaaacaattatcttgcgcccacacctttaaagatttcggaaaagtaaaaatgcagttttatgctGTTTAtcaatagaaatttttaaaatcggaacattccttaaaaagttatgcgcgattCAAGTTTTATGTATCCCTCGCACTCActctagctgagtaacgggtatctgatagtcggtgCACCCGACTATtgtgttctctcttgtttttatatatccatcatGTAACTCTTAAgttgttaaaaaaatcgaatgtATTACGTATGTCATGGGCTTTTGAATTCCGTTCGCGGAGCGCTTGAAATGATGACTGGCTGGGGATGCCTCAAACATGTTATTCGTCATTAAATGTATTTCGTATTTTTGAATCCGTATTATctctttttaatttcattcgtCTATTTCCCGTTAGTAAGTGGATAGAATGACATGTCAGTGACGTCAACTTTGTCATTTCATCAACATTTGAGGAAATGAACATTTTGgatatttatagaaatataatttttgaaagttaaaaagttttgtataaatttagCTGTACGCCATCAGAAGCTTAAATAGGTATTAAAACGCCATGGAGAGAAGACTGAGAGTTGTCACATATTTGAGGCATTCAAGTCAGGCTACAATATCTAAATAAAATGGAGCATACCTTGATATTTCTACTTCTAACCTGGCTGGCGTTTGCTCAACCCACAATCCAGAAGAATAAGATTGACGTTTCCCAAAGTCTGGAAACCTTAAAGTGGAGAGTACAAGAGTTTTCCAAGTCCGTCAACACTGAGTTTAAGGATACGATGGACGACTTTCTTCAACTTGAAAACCTGGAGTTGCAGTAAGTTAACTCTAACTCTAAACAAAACATAACAGATCTGTTTAATAAGTCAAGTCGATTAGAACAGCTTTGTTAATATGGATAGCAAATCTTTGTCTATATGGACATTTTCTAatgcatttttgttgttgtttcaggGGCTCGACATTTATTTCGCCTGAGTACGAAACCCTCCCGAAATCAGTTAACTGGACGGCAAGGGGTGCAGTCACCC from Drosophila takahashii strain IR98-3 E-12201 chromosome 2R, DtakHiC1v2, whole genome shotgun sequence encodes:
- the LOC108065051 gene encoding cathepsin L1-like; the protein is MRGSAFISPDNLPLPKLVDWRLKGAVTPVKNQNLFGTCGSCWAFAATGALEGQHFRKTGKLIPLSPQNLMDCSNTYGNHGCDGGFLAKSIAYIKHNGIATEQSYPYQSVQGYCTNSNFASGVTSSGFVKLPYGDERKLAEAVAFIGPVYVSIDGSQESFVNYKSGIYEDPECSDRLKPGKAHDALVVGYGTDSETGKDYWLVKNSWGTDWGENGYIRMIRNANNHCGIASFPKYPLA